Proteins found in one Anopheles aquasalis chromosome 3, idAnoAquaMG_Q_19, whole genome shotgun sequence genomic segment:
- the LOC126574328 gene encoding protein stum, translated as MYSQHDERSSTARTSATAAAAAGSTAQRNYQLHGYDGSARGHHHHHHQHARHLDGYGGSISTPSSSLENQRSLEHSTASTATATTTSLFGDPVLPATRHTDLLGGEDLYQNLKHNIEQYHAKLYSEQEKQRQAERDALFDRYASRPLEGGAGGYHRAVSAVGHADPTPMGDAGGSASVYGALPARSRSFARTQSAGLAADINGNRSNLLDLDLLKKNDWIDFTEHEYQHSLIPTNSRTVADVQQLASGIMSRRIENGVFQNPRAAAAARTLRRSSTTDSSLYGMAGGPGTGTFDERATFTVLGHGVGPYDEGGHAVSTSNSETNSEYERMLRYGRTDPSTAIIRDKINTGSNYRVSDARQHKNTAFTIINEVLPKSSSFDMAAGNRYSPYREKHQAASSRILSASSATGGIMPVHPGFYGYAYVGGESGPEDGGGSSIVSAPLGAGRRRLSHSDLSLASAAGRRPPKSKTSLSIPSKHPGRRQRGVLEVLHKKSTSGQPGPHSAKVTITQPSEDGRGSATPTPSETLSTGTTTDTEQQQRMVLIPEHQLRNLKLFGYKPFSSRPPPLSPVPDKGSMESSQADLKADGSASSAGRGKKDDKSTLRAPVFNIRGLLLSPRRASKSKEATASSPVPGDKQQGAGETIKEEAVAPAAPPAGSPPKKRRFNLARAIIDSARRGLETEPPEKQPPAMQPPAQQQQKGILKEKEETEGGDGEKRKALRMKLGIVRSGVRKDSEGNGVKEKKKGKGTAKGSKGTAGGKKDVKKKTTPLTARRGLKSGQRRDENRYDDDDYYDPYEDHDRGKKGKRKSGTGGGGGGMLKSALSYAASFRSKSKGPEPRPSTARGRKQTTGGDSSRVGPSKAGGGTPGSRRRGDTKSASRDRTDEGSRMTRGKSGSKQQSQQQKGTGDRVKSGKQAKTSNSTATGAVTGSMSRAKSAVGGRGRPLRRSSSAIAIDPGQQRKMNKLYEKNQKASGMMAGSTGGPSGGRATKNTSALVSERKAAAAGGAAGAGGLSKGDSRGDLRGKSASGKGKGTADGSSGGPGTPAFEKRDSDRSLKKSDSNRSLAMGGKGKKSDSKSSLLNKRTDSRSSLHQTAGDAGGDGASSSGLDLGKSPLSSLGGADGGALTDGGVKSARPTPKLTSKGSLLSLLSLKSGSKRNLDRGADATSTGQRPDTATTATVGAPAADGQMGAASTMRLQSASVRTAAGAGEAQAAGTDSGPEPGDVGSKAAGMNEKPPSTKPLRRLMSRGSMLSIKSIAHARSFTNVRPPTAGGAGTGGPGAGAANEGGTGTMTKVTEGSQEHDDTTDTETSGHGGKATGSDGAGGSMGVATHELTVAGDGEGEKVSNEYQGEPGGGMRSPMAEHRRGASPGPQDNVSSANTESMRDRMGGATGGPSGTGSNNGEFEDEDTIKCSKCCCACCTPCWTRTCLPFRRCFRLSGCCGGRLGKRKADGERTTRPEPQRKTGDEPERVGCWGRLLGCCRRCRNPKTSPETAVVARPVQQAAGEKKSCWQSLNCCSSCRRNKSRELVPRSSIDSDPADEEQQSRCRSCWSKLLCCCRPKQGGKGATTKTTVKRHKMEEPVEMETVKCCFCFKRQRPKVKAKPKRKVPVRSTFNCLSCCMMCCRKKGDNQSRRTSNLSKKQSIAPTIPPEDLRPKIDMSLVEHSSLMRGAIPVLPICLAYFCLFLNVVVPGSGTVLSGGLCLCIGKPRFSQHDSIKGRIGSFIINCIVGVSQLFTIIFCVVGWGWAIWWGTIMLRLARQHRKILEMEAAQDEGEEQTTLSNRTGGSNPPVALVSKTHRDVETGR; from the exons ATGTACAGCCAGCATGACGAGCGAAGCAGTACGGCTCGAAcatccgcaacagcagcagcagcagcaggctcgaCGGCACAACGCAACTATCAGCTCCATGGTTACGATGGTAGTGCccgcggccatcatcatcatcatcatcagcacgccCGGCATCTGGACGGATACGGTGGTTCCATCTccacaccatcgtcatcgttggaaAATCAAAGATCGCTCGAACACAGCACAGCCAGCACGGCCACTGCCACGACCACGAGTCTGTTCGGGGATCCGGTGCTACCGGCGACCCGTCACACCGATCTGCTCGGTGGTGAGGATCTGTACCAGAATCTGAAGCACAACATCGAACAGTACCATGCGAAGCTGTACAGCGAGCAGGAGAAGCAACGGCAAGCGGAACGGGATGCGCTGTTCGATCGCTACGCCAGCCGACCGCTTGAAGGTGGTGCGGGGGGTTATCATCGTGCCGTGTCTGCCGTTGGTCATGCCGATCCGACCCCGATGGGCGATGCAGGTGGGAGTGCTTCGGTTTACGGGGCATTGCCGGCGCGAAGCCGTAGCTTCGCCAGGACGCAATCCGCCGGGCTAGCCGCCGATATCAATGGAAACAG ATCAAACCTGCTGGATCTGGATCTGCTAAAAAAGAACGATTGGATCGATTTCACCGAGCACGAGTACCAGCACAGCCTCATTCCAACCAACAGTCGTACGGTGGCCGATGTGCAACAGTTGGCGAGCGGCATCATGAGCCGTCGCATCGAGAATGGTGTCTTCCAGAATCCGCgcgctgcggccgctgcccGTACCCTGCGCCGTAGCTCCACCACCGATTCCAGCCTCTACGGCATGGCGGGAGGCCCCGGGACCGGTACGTTCGATGAACGAGCCACGTTCACCGTGCTGGGCCATGGTGTAGGGCCGTACGATGAGGGAGGGCACGCCGTTTCTACGTCGAATAGTGAAACGAACAGCGAGTACGAGCGGATGTTACGGTACGGCCGGACCGACCCTTCGACTGCCATCATTAGAGATAAGATCAACACGGGCTCCAACTATAG AGTATCGGACGCACGCCAGCACAAGAACACAgcgttcaccatcatcaacgagGTGCTTCCGAAGTCGAGTTCATTCGATATGGCCGCTGGCAATCGCTACTCTCCCTACCGGGAGAAGCATCAGGCCGCCTCTTCCCGCATCCTTTCTGCCAGCTCCGCAACGGGTGGCATCATGCCGGTACATCCCGGTTTCTACGGTTACGCTTACGTCGGCGGCGAATCCGGAccggaagatggtggtggttcctcgATTGTCAGCGCACCACTCGGTGCTGGGCGGCGTCGGTTAAGCCACTCCGATCTCTCCCTGGCTTCGGCCGCCGGTCGTCGtccaccgaaatcgaaaacatcaCTGTCGATCCCCTCGAAACATCCGGGCCGCCGGCAACGCGGTGTACTGGAGGTGCTTCACAAAAAGTCGACAAGTGGCCAGCCAGGGCCGCACAGTGCCAAAGTGACAATCACGCAACCGTCGGAGGATGGGCGCGGTTcggcaacaccaacaccgagcGAAACGCTTTCCACCGGTACGACGaccgacaccgagcagcagcaacggatggTGCTGATCCCGGAGCATCAGCTGCGCAACCTGAAGCTATTCGGTTACAAACCATTCTCGAGCCGACCGCCACCACTGTCCCCGGTACCGGATAAGGGTTCGATGGAGAGCTCGCAGGCTGATCTGAAGGCTGACGGAAGCGCCAGTAGCGCTGGTCGTGGGAAGAAGGACGACAAGAGCACCCTCCGGGCACCGGTGTTTAACATTCGTGGGTTACTGTTATCACCGAGGCGTGCCAGCAAGAGTAAAGAGGCTACTGCCAGCTCACCGGTACCGGGAGACAAGCAACAGGGGGCTGGGGAGACCATCAAGGAGGAAGCGGTGGCTCCAGCAGCTCCCCCAGCCGGTTCACCACCGAAAAAGCGTCGCTTCAACCTTGCTCGTGCCATCATCGACAGTGCTCGGCGAGGTTTAGAGacggaaccaccggaaaagCAACCTCCAGCAATGCAAccaccagcgcagcagcaacagaaaggaATTCttaaagagaaagaagaaacggaaggtggtgatggtgagaaaCGGAAAGCTCTGCGCATGAAGCTGGGCATCGTTCGATCGGGCGTACGCAAAGACTCCGAGGGGAacggagtgaaagagaaaaagaaaggcaaaGGCACGGCCAAGGGCTCGAAAGGGACGGCGGGGGGAAAGAAGgatgtaaaaaagaaaacaactcCATTGACCGCACGCCGGGGTCTGAAGAGTGGCCAACGGCGTGATGAGAACCggtacgatgacgatgattacTACGATCCGTACGAAGATCACGACCGGGGGAAGAAAGGCAAACGGAAAAGCGGcaccggaggtggtggtggtggaatgttaaAGAGTGCCCTCAGCTATGCGGCCAGCTTCCGATCGAAAAGTAAAGGCCCAGAACCGCGCCCAAGTACAGCGCGTGGCAGAAAGCAGACCACCGGTGGCGACTCTTCCCGTGTTGGTCCTTCCAAGGCTGGCGGTGGAACACCCGGTAGTCGACGGCGCGGTGACACGAAGAGTGCCAGCCGGGATCGCACCGATGAGGGATCGCGTATGACGAGAGGAAAGAgtggcagcaaacagcaatcgcagcaacagAAGGGAACCGGTGATCGCGTAAAGAGCGGAAAGCAAGCGAAAACATCGAACTCGACGGCGACTGGCGCTGTGACTGGATCGATGAGCCGTGCCAAGTCCGCGGTTGGTGGTCGCGGACGACCACTCCGTCGGAGCAGCTCCGCCATTGCGATCGACCCCGGACAGCAAcggaaaatgaacaaactGTACGAGAAAAACCAGAAAGCGTCCGGAATGATGGCCGGATCGACCGGTGGTCCCTCAGGTGGTCGTGCGACGAAAAACACGAGCGCACTGGTCAGCGAAcggaaggcagcagcagctggcggtgccgctggtgctggtggtctcAGTAAAGGTGACAGCCGTGGTGATCTGCGCGGAAAGTCAGCATCCGGCAAAGGGAAAGGCACTGCGGATGGTAGCAGCGGTGGCCCTGGGACTCCCGCGTTCGAGAAGCGTGACTCGGATCGATCACTGAAGAAAAGCGACAGCAACCGATCGCTGGCCATGGGCGGCAAGGGGAAGAAAAGTGACTCAAAGAGTTCGTTGCTAAACAAACGAACCGATTCACGATCGAGCCTTCACCAGACGGCAGGTGACGCGGGGGGCGATGGAGCGAGTTCCAGTGGGCTCGACCTCGGCAAAAGTCCTCTCAGTTCcctcggtggtgctgatggtggtgcgctgaCGGATGGTGGCGTTAAATCCGCCCGCCCAACACCGAAACTAACGAGCAAGGGTTCGTTGTTGAGTTTGCTAAGCTTGAAGAGTGGCAGCAAACGGAATCTAGATCGTGGAGCGGACGCTACCTCGACCGGTCAGCGACCGGATACGGCAACGACGGCTACGGTCGGTGCACCAGCGGCCGATGGACAGATGGGCGCCGCTTCCACGATGCGCCTACAATCCGCTTCCGTTCGGACGGCGGCTGGTGCAGGGGAGGCACAGGCTGCCGGAACCGATTCCGGACCAGAACCGGGTGATGTCGGTTCGAAGGCGGCCGGTATGAACGAGAAACCACCGAGCACGAAACCCCTCCGACGACTGATGAGCCGTGGATCGATGCTTTCGATCAAAAGTATCGCACATGCCCGATCGTTCACGAACGTACGGCCACCgacggctggtggtgctggtaccggtggtcccggtgctGGAGCTGCCAACGAAGGAGGAACCGGAACGATGACCAAAGTGACGGAAGGATCACAGGAGCACGACGATACGACGGATACGGAAACGAGTGGCCATGGTGGAAAGGCAACGGGTAGTGATGGTGCGGGGGGATCGATGGGAGTGGCAACGCACGAGctgacggtggccggtgacGGGGAGGGTGAGAAGGTATCGAACGAGTACCAGGGCGAGCCCGGCGGTGGAATGCGCTCACCGATGGCGGAACACAGGCGTGGCGCTAGTCCGGGACCGCAGGACAATGTCTCCAGTGCCAACACCGAATCGATGCGTGATCGGATGGGTGGAGCAACGGGTGGACCGAGCGGTACGGGGAGCAACAA TGGCGAGTTTGAGGACGAGGATACGATCAAGTGTTCGAaatgctgctgcgcctgctgcaCACCCTGCTGGACACGTACCTGTCTTCCGTTTAGACGATGCTTCCGGTTGAGCGGTTGCTGTGGTGGCCGGCTCGGCAAACGTAAGGCGGACGGTGAGCGGACGACACGGCCGGAACCGCAACGCAAAACGGGGGACGAGCCGGAACGGGTTGGTTGCTGGGGAcggttgcttggatgctgCCGGCGGTGTCGCAACCCGAAAACATCCCCAGAAACGGCCGTCGTAGCACGGCCGGTACAGCAGGCCGCTGGTGAGAAGAAGTCCTGCTGGCAATCGCtcaactgctgcagcagctgtcgGCGTAACAAGTCCCGGGAGTTGGTG CCACGTTCATCGATCGATAGTGATCCGGCGGACGAGGAGCAGCAATCCCGATGTCGCTCGTGCTGGAGTaagctgctgtgctgctgtcgaCCGAAGCAAGGTGGCAAGGGTGCGACCACCAAGACGACGGTTAAGCGACACAAGATGGAGGAACCGGTCGAGATGGAGACGGTGaagtgctgcttctgcttcaagCGCCAGCGGCCAAAGGTTAaggcgaaaccgaaacgcaaGGTGCCAGTACGCTCGAC atTCAATTGCTTGAGCTGCTGTATGATGTGCTGTCGAAAGAAGGGAGACAACCAGAGCCGCAGGACGAGCAATCTgagcaaaaagcaaagcatAGCACCAACGATCCCTCCGGAG GATCTGAGACCAAAAATCGACATGTCACTGGTTGAGCACTCCTCTTTGATGCGTGGTGCAATTCCGGTGCTACCGATCTGCTTGGCCTACTTCTGTTTG TTCCTTAACGTGGTCGTTCCGGGTTCGGGTACGGTTCTTTCGGGTGGCCTTTGCCTATGCATCGGAAAGCCTCGCTTTTCGCAGCACGATTCCATCAAGGGTCGTATCGGTTCGTTCATCATCAACTGTATCGTTGGGGTGTCGCAGCTGTTCACGATCATTTTTTGTGTGGTCGGTTGGGGTTGGGCCATCTGGTGGGGTACGATAATGCTCAGACTGGCAA GACAACACCGCAAGATTCTCGAGATGGAGGCAGCCCAGGATGAAGGTGAAGAGCAGACAACActatcgaaccgaaccggtggcTCCAATCCACCGGTGGCCCTAGTGTCGAAGACGCATCGCGACGTAGAGACGGGTCGATAG